In Arthrobacter sp. SLBN-83, one DNA window encodes the following:
- the aceE gene encoding pyruvate dehydrogenase (acetyl-transferring), homodimeric type produces the protein MAAGEDTSHILSGLTNQLPDRDPEETAEWVESLDALIREQGTERAQYIMRSLLQRAGAQSVGVPMVTTTDYVNTIPVDQEAQFPGNEEYERRYRAYMRWNAAVMVHRAQRPDIGVGGHISTYAGAATLYEVGFNHFFRGKDHPGGGDQVFFQGHASPGMYARAFMEGRLSEEDLDGFRQEKSREGHALSSYPHPRLMPHFWEFPTVSMGIGPMNAIYQAQNNRYLHNRGLKDTSDQQVWAFLGDGEMDEPESRGLLQLAANENLDNLNFVINCNLQRLDGPVRGNGKIMQELEAFFRGAGWNVIKVVWGREWDDLLTRDTDGSLVKIMNETVDGDYQTYKAESGGFVREHFFGKTPQTKDLVADLSDDQIWNLKRGGHDYRKVYAAYKAATEFKGKPTVILAHTVKGYGLGPHFEGRNATHQMKKLTIGDLKEFRDYLRIPISDEQLDADPYRPPYYHPGFDAPEIAYLLERRRALGGSVPERRGAHQAVELPDAKSYEVAKRGSGKQMAATTMSFVRLLKDLLRDKKFGNRIVPIVPDESRTFGMDAFFPTAKIYSPAGQNYLSVDRDLVLAYKESPAGQLIHPGINEAGAVAAFTAAGTSYATHGIPLVPVYVFYSMFGFQRTGDAFWAAADQMTRGFIIGATAGRTTLTGEGLQHADGHSPLLASTNPAVLTYDPAYGYEIGHIVRAGLERMYGENSTDKNVMYYLTVYNEPIIQPAEPENLDVEGVIKGIYLLAPAKIDGPRTQILASGVSVPWALEAQRVLADDWNVSADVWSVTSWNELRRDGLAAEEEAFLNPGQPARVPFVTQQLEGATGPIVAVSDYMKAVPDQIRQFVPNEYATLGADGFGFSDTRAAARRYFKNDTHSIVVKVLQMLGARGEVEEGAPSYAMDRYKLLDVNAGTTGGAGGDA, from the coding sequence GTGGCTGCAGGAGAAGATACCTCCCATATCCTCAGCGGGTTGACTAACCAGCTGCCTGATCGTGATCCGGAAGAGACTGCCGAGTGGGTTGAGTCCCTGGATGCGTTGATCAGGGAACAGGGTACCGAGCGTGCCCAATACATCATGCGGAGCCTGCTGCAGCGCGCGGGCGCGCAGAGCGTGGGTGTGCCGATGGTGACCACCACCGATTACGTGAACACCATCCCGGTGGACCAGGAAGCGCAGTTCCCGGGCAACGAGGAATACGAGCGCCGCTACCGGGCGTACATGCGCTGGAACGCCGCGGTCATGGTGCACCGGGCGCAGCGGCCCGACATCGGCGTCGGCGGCCACATCTCCACCTACGCCGGGGCCGCGACCCTGTACGAGGTCGGGTTCAACCACTTCTTCCGCGGCAAGGACCACCCCGGCGGCGGGGACCAGGTCTTCTTCCAGGGCCACGCCTCCCCCGGCATGTACGCCCGCGCTTTCATGGAAGGCCGCCTCTCCGAGGAGGACCTGGACGGGTTCCGGCAGGAAAAGTCCCGCGAGGGCCACGCCCTGTCCTCCTACCCGCACCCGCGGTTGATGCCGCACTTCTGGGAATTCCCCACCGTGTCCATGGGCATCGGGCCGATGAACGCGATCTACCAGGCCCAGAACAACCGCTACCTGCACAACCGGGGCCTGAAAGACACCTCCGACCAGCAGGTCTGGGCGTTCCTGGGCGACGGGGAAATGGACGAACCCGAATCCCGCGGCCTGCTCCAGCTCGCCGCGAACGAGAACCTGGACAACCTGAACTTCGTGATCAACTGCAACCTCCAGCGCCTGGACGGCCCGGTCCGGGGCAACGGCAAGATCATGCAGGAACTCGAAGCGTTCTTCCGCGGCGCGGGCTGGAACGTGATCAAGGTCGTCTGGGGCCGGGAATGGGATGACCTGCTCACCCGCGACACCGACGGGTCCCTGGTGAAGATCATGAACGAGACCGTCGACGGGGACTACCAGACCTACAAGGCCGAATCCGGCGGGTTCGTCCGCGAACACTTCTTCGGCAAAACCCCGCAGACCAAAGACCTCGTCGCGGACCTGTCCGATGACCAGATCTGGAACCTCAAACGCGGCGGCCACGACTACCGCAAGGTCTACGCCGCCTACAAAGCCGCCACCGAATTCAAGGGCAAACCCACCGTCATCCTCGCCCACACCGTCAAGGGCTACGGCCTCGGCCCCCACTTCGAAGGCCGCAACGCCACCCACCAGATGAAGAAGCTGACCATCGGGGATCTCAAGGAGTTCAGGGACTACCTGCGCATTCCCATTTCCGATGAACAGCTCGATGCCGATCCCTACCGTCCTCCCTACTACCACCCGGGATTCGATGCGCCCGAGATTGCCTATCTCCTCGAACGCCGGAGGGCGCTGGGCGGGTCTGTTCCTGAGCGCCGTGGAGCTCATCAGGCTGTGGAGCTTCCGGATGCCAAGTCCTACGAGGTTGCCAAGCGCGGTTCAGGCAAGCAGATGGCCGCCACCACGATGTCATTTGTGCGCCTGCTCAAGGATTTGCTCCGGGACAAGAAGTTCGGGAACCGCATTGTGCCCATCGTTCCGGATGAGTCCCGCACTTTTGGCATGGATGCTTTCTTCCCTACGGCGAAGATCTATAGCCCTGCCGGCCAGAACTACCTGTCGGTGGACCGTGACCTGGTCCTGGCCTACAAGGAGTCCCCCGCGGGCCAGCTGATCCACCCCGGCATCAACGAAGCCGGCGCCGTGGCAGCATTCACCGCCGCCGGAACCTCCTACGCCACCCACGGCATCCCCCTGGTTCCGGTCTACGTGTTCTACTCCATGTTCGGCTTCCAGCGCACCGGCGACGCCTTCTGGGCCGCCGCGGACCAAATGACCCGCGGCTTCATCATCGGCGCCACCGCAGGACGGACCACCCTCACCGGCGAAGGCCTCCAGCACGCCGACGGCCACTCCCCCCTGCTGGCCTCCACCAACCCCGCCGTGCTCACCTACGACCCCGCCTACGGCTACGAAATCGGACACATCGTCCGCGCCGGCCTGGAACGGATGTACGGGGAAAACTCCACGGACAAGAACGTCATGTACTACCTCACGGTGTACAACGAACCCATCATCCAGCCCGCAGAGCCGGAGAACCTCGACGTCGAAGGCGTCATCAAGGGCATCTACCTGCTCGCCCCGGCAAAGATCGACGGTCCCCGCACCCAGATCCTCGCCTCCGGCGTCTCCGTCCCCTGGGCCCTCGAAGCCCAGCGCGTGCTGGCCGATGACTGGAACGTCTCCGCCGACGTCTGGTCCGTGACCTCCTGGAACGAACTCCGACGCGACGGCCTCGCCGCCGAAGAAGAAGCCTTCCTCAACCCCGGCCAACCCGCCCGCGTCCCGTTCGTCACCCAGCAACTCGAAGGAGCCACCGGCCCCATCGTCGCCGTGTCCGACTACATGAAAGCCGTCCCCGACCAGATCCGGCAATTCGTCCCCAACGAATACGCCACCCTCGGCGCCGACGGCTTCGGCTTCTCCGACACCCGAGCAGCAGCACGCCGCTACTTCAAAAACGACACCCACTCCATCGTGGTGAAAGTGCTGCAAATGCTCGGGGCGAGGGGTGAAGTTGAGGAGGGCGCGCCGTCGTACGCCATGGACCGCTACAAGCTCCTGGACGTCAACGCCGGCACCACCGGCGGGGCGGGCGGAGACGCCTGA
- a CDS encoding NCS1 family nucleobase:cation symporter-1 produces the protein MQTPPTAGAAAEQGLTASSAPAAHTPGSVEALCESASAASGTSISPSLYNSDLAPTKRAGRSWTSYSIFTLWANDVHSLGNYAFAIGLFALGLGGWQILLALGIGAALLFGLLTLSGFMGVKTGVPFPVMSRISFGIRGAQIASLLRGAVAVAWFGIQTYLASVVFRVMLVAMFPALVDMDKDSILGLSTLGWMAFVTLWVVQLVIVSFGMEMIRKYEAFAGPVILATMAAMAIWIFVEAGGSIAWSSNKALEGPEMWLTIFAGGALWVSIYGTFVLNFCDFTRSAVSRKAVVRGNFWGIPINMQVFGAIVVVMAGGQFKINGTIIKSPSDIVQTIPNTLFLVLACLALLILTIAVNLMANFVAPVYALTNLFPKRLNFRKAAMVSATIGLVILPWNLYNNPLVIVYFLGGLGALLGPLFGVVMADYWLIRRGKVNVPQLYTASPDGAYFYKKGVNPRAIIAMVPAAVLALLIAFVPGLAAAAPFAWFFAAGIAATLYFFIADRNQRLEDHDGEAIAVVSTH, from the coding sequence ATGCAAACCCCTCCCACGGCGGGCGCTGCTGCTGAGCAGGGCCTGACAGCGTCGTCAGCCCCCGCAGCACACACCCCCGGAAGCGTTGAAGCCCTCTGCGAATCAGCAAGCGCAGCTTCGGGCACGAGCATCAGCCCTTCCCTGTACAACTCCGATCTTGCCCCCACCAAACGAGCCGGCCGGAGCTGGACCAGCTACAGCATCTTCACCCTTTGGGCCAACGACGTGCACAGCCTGGGCAACTACGCCTTCGCCATTGGCCTGTTCGCGCTGGGGCTGGGCGGGTGGCAGATCCTGCTGGCCCTCGGCATCGGTGCCGCGCTGCTGTTCGGCCTCCTGACGCTGTCCGGCTTCATGGGCGTCAAAACCGGTGTTCCTTTCCCCGTCATGAGCCGCATCAGCTTCGGCATCAGGGGAGCCCAGATTGCCAGCCTCCTCCGCGGGGCCGTGGCAGTGGCCTGGTTCGGCATCCAGACCTACCTCGCATCCGTGGTGTTCCGCGTAATGCTCGTAGCCATGTTCCCGGCCTTGGTGGACATGGACAAAGACTCCATCCTGGGCCTGTCCACCCTGGGCTGGATGGCATTCGTGACCCTCTGGGTGGTCCAGCTGGTGATCGTCAGCTTCGGCATGGAAATGATCCGTAAGTATGAAGCCTTCGCCGGCCCCGTCATCCTTGCCACCATGGCCGCCATGGCCATCTGGATCTTCGTCGAAGCCGGCGGAAGCATCGCCTGGTCCTCCAACAAGGCGCTGGAAGGGCCGGAAATGTGGCTCACCATCTTCGCCGGTGGCGCCCTGTGGGTGTCCATCTACGGCACCTTCGTCCTGAACTTCTGCGACTTCACCCGCTCGGCGGTCTCCAGGAAGGCCGTGGTGCGCGGCAACTTCTGGGGCATCCCCATCAACATGCAGGTCTTCGGCGCCATCGTAGTGGTCATGGCCGGCGGCCAGTTCAAAATCAACGGCACCATCATCAAGAGCCCCTCGGACATCGTCCAGACCATCCCCAATACGCTCTTCCTGGTCCTGGCCTGCCTCGCCCTGCTGATCCTGACCATCGCCGTGAACCTGATGGCCAACTTCGTGGCCCCCGTTTACGCGCTGACCAACCTGTTCCCCAAGCGGCTGAACTTCCGCAAGGCGGCCATGGTCTCGGCGACGATCGGCCTGGTCATCCTGCCCTGGAACCTCTACAACAACCCGCTGGTCATCGTGTACTTCCTGGGTGGACTCGGTGCGCTGCTCGGCCCGCTGTTCGGTGTTGTCATGGCCGACTACTGGCTGATCCGGCGCGGCAAGGTCAACGTGCCGCAGCTCTACACGGCATCCCCTGACGGCGCGTACTTCTACAAAAAGGGCGTCAACCCCCGCGCCATCATTGCCATGGTTCCCGCCGCCGTCCTGGCCCTGCTCATCGCTTTCGTGCCTGGACTGGCTGCGGCAGCCCCGTTCGCCTGGTTCTTTGCAGCAGGCATTGCCGCCACGCTCTACTTCTTCATCGCCGACCGCAACCAGAGGCTCGAAGACCACGACGGTGAGGCAATCGCCGTCGTCAGTACCCACTGA
- a CDS encoding aspartate/glutamate racemase family protein: MRILVANVNTTSSMTDSIAASARSVAGPGTEIVGITPRFGADSCEGNFESYLAAIAVMDAVTSYPEPFDAVVQAGYGEHGREGLQELLDVPVVDITEAAASTAMFLGHKYSVVTTLDRTVPLIEDRLKLAGLDARCASVRASGMAVLELEEEPERAVEAIVNQAMLAVTQDKAEVIVLGCGGMAGLDEQIRQRAGVPVVDGVASAVTIAESLVRMRLSTSKVRTFAAPRPKTVIGWPLNKPAVPAQP, encoded by the coding sequence ATGCGCATACTCGTTGCGAACGTAAACACCACCTCGTCGATGACCGACTCCATCGCCGCCTCGGCGCGGAGTGTAGCCGGTCCCGGCACGGAGATCGTCGGTATCACCCCGAGGTTCGGGGCCGACTCCTGTGAGGGCAACTTCGAAAGCTACCTGGCCGCCATCGCCGTCATGGACGCCGTGACGTCCTACCCGGAGCCCTTCGACGCCGTTGTCCAGGCAGGCTATGGTGAGCATGGCCGCGAAGGCCTCCAGGAGTTGCTGGACGTGCCGGTGGTGGACATCACCGAGGCCGCGGCCAGCACCGCCATGTTCCTGGGGCACAAGTACTCGGTGGTCACCACCCTGGACCGGACGGTTCCGCTCATCGAGGACCGGCTGAAGCTGGCCGGACTGGATGCGAGATGCGCTTCCGTGCGGGCCAGCGGCATGGCGGTGCTGGAACTCGAGGAAGAGCCGGAGCGGGCCGTGGAAGCTATCGTCAACCAGGCCATGCTTGCGGTCACCCAGGACAAGGCCGAGGTCATTGTGCTCGGCTGCGGCGGCATGGCCGGGCTGGACGAGCAGATCCGCCAGCGGGCAGGCGTACCCGTCGTGGACGGCGTGGCTTCCGCGGTGACCATCGCCGAATCCCTGGTCCGGATGCGCCTCTCCACCTCCAAGGTGCGGACCTTCGCTGCGCCGCGGCCCAAGACCGTCATAGGCTGGCCGCTGAACAAGCCGGCTGTACCGGCGCAGCCCTAA
- a CDS encoding SDR family oxidoreductase gives MDTPPPTARVAVVTGAGSGIGREVARQMLADGYRVVLAGRREAQLKETADNHPDALVVPCDVTRPDDVECLFDAARQKWGRVDVLFNNAGVFGPAAGVDEISLADWNATLAVNLTGSMLCAAAAVRTMKAQRPQGGRIINNGSISAHSPRPRTVAYTVTKHAMTGLTKSIELDGRGYGITCGQIDIGNTATEIMDTIGVGSGALQADGSRKVEPMFPVKDAARAVLMMANMPATASVGSVVVTAAGMPFIGRG, from the coding sequence ATGGATACGCCCCCTCCCACTGCCCGCGTCGCCGTCGTTACCGGGGCCGGCTCCGGCATCGGCCGGGAGGTTGCCAGGCAAATGCTGGCCGATGGCTACCGCGTAGTGCTGGCCGGCCGCCGCGAGGCGCAGTTGAAGGAGACGGCGGACAATCATCCGGACGCGCTCGTGGTGCCCTGCGACGTTACCCGGCCCGACGACGTCGAATGCCTTTTCGACGCGGCCCGCCAAAAGTGGGGCCGCGTGGACGTCCTGTTCAACAACGCCGGCGTGTTCGGGCCCGCAGCGGGCGTGGACGAGATCAGCCTGGCGGACTGGAACGCCACCCTGGCCGTGAACCTCACCGGGTCCATGTTGTGCGCGGCGGCCGCCGTCCGCACCATGAAGGCGCAGCGCCCGCAGGGCGGGCGGATCATCAACAACGGCTCCATCTCGGCCCATTCGCCCCGGCCCCGGACCGTTGCGTACACGGTCACCAAGCACGCCATGACCGGCTTGACCAAGAGCATTGAGCTGGACGGGCGCGGCTATGGCATCACGTGCGGGCAGATCGATATTGGCAATACGGCCACCGAGATCATGGACACCATCGGCGTCGGCTCGGGGGCGCTCCAGGCGGACGGCAGCCGCAAGGTGGAGCCGATGTTCCCCGTGAAGGACGCGGCGCGTGCGGTGCTGATGATGGCCAACATGCCCGCCACGGCCAGTGTTGGCTCAGTGGTGGTCACCGCCGCGGGCATGCCCTTCATCGGCCGCGGGTAA
- a CDS encoding sterol carrier family protein — protein sequence MAVARRRIDVQEGKAALKAWLEATQTPSDASVPRTVLATAVRYSLEEVTARAPGNSVEVRVPPFGVTQCVEGPRHTRGTPPNVIECDAGTWLAMVTGQERWADAVSAGKVAASGLRADLSALLPL from the coding sequence ATGGCCGTAGCCCGCCGTCGTATAGACGTCCAGGAAGGCAAAGCAGCACTGAAGGCATGGCTGGAAGCCACCCAGACGCCGTCGGACGCTTCCGTGCCGCGCACTGTCCTGGCCACCGCCGTGAGGTACTCGCTGGAGGAAGTGACCGCCCGCGCCCCGGGCAACTCTGTTGAGGTGCGCGTGCCGCCCTTTGGCGTCACGCAGTGCGTGGAAGGCCCGCGGCACACGCGCGGCACCCCGCCCAATGTTATCGAGTGCGACGCCGGCACTTGGCTTGCGATGGTGACGGGACAGGAGCGCTGGGCGGACGCAGTCTCTGCCGGCAAGGTGGCAGCGTCAGGGCTGCGCGCGGACTTGTCGGCGCTGCTGCCCCTCTAG
- a CDS encoding asparaginase: MPHNPHATFTVDSAVELAVIERSGFVESRHIGSAVLLSADGSVVTELGDINTPIFARSTLKPFQALASMQSGVPLRGAQVAIACGSHTGSLDHMDVVAGMLKAAGVREDQLQCPEAWPQDETARNWLVRSEKGKSRLAYNCSGKHAAFLWACTENGWDTHSYLEPNHPLQQRVRTVIEEYTGEQIAHLGIDGCGAPVAAVSLKGLAKAYSQLAKAPGDQSFSARAATIATSMLDYPWAVQGRGEANTLVMDELEIIAKIGAEGVLAMATPQGVSVAVKILDGNVRATSLVALTLLAAAGAVEIPGVASALDRVVEPVLGGGRPVGKIRLGPAVSALLD; encoded by the coding sequence ATGCCGCATAATCCGCATGCCACTTTCACCGTGGACTCCGCCGTCGAACTGGCCGTGATCGAACGCAGCGGCTTTGTGGAGTCGCGGCACATCGGTTCCGCCGTCCTTCTGTCCGCCGACGGGTCGGTGGTCACCGAGCTTGGCGATATCAACACCCCCATCTTCGCCCGTTCCACGTTGAAGCCGTTCCAGGCGCTGGCGTCCATGCAGTCCGGGGTCCCACTGCGCGGCGCCCAGGTGGCCATCGCCTGCGGGAGCCATACAGGTTCGCTGGACCACATGGACGTGGTAGCGGGCATGCTGAAGGCCGCCGGCGTCCGTGAAGACCAGCTGCAATGCCCGGAAGCCTGGCCCCAGGATGAAACAGCCCGCAATTGGCTGGTGCGCTCGGAGAAGGGGAAGTCGCGGCTGGCCTACAACTGTTCAGGGAAGCACGCCGCTTTCCTTTGGGCCTGCACCGAAAACGGGTGGGACACGCACAGCTACCTGGAGCCCAACCACCCGCTTCAGCAGCGGGTCCGCACGGTCATCGAGGAATACACCGGCGAGCAGATAGCGCACCTGGGCATCGACGGCTGCGGTGCGCCCGTGGCAGCCGTTTCCCTGAAGGGGCTGGCCAAGGCGTACTCGCAGCTGGCCAAGGCCCCAGGGGACCAAAGCTTCAGCGCCAGGGCGGCCACCATTGCCACCTCGATGCTCGATTACCCATGGGCCGTGCAGGGCCGCGGCGAGGCCAACACCCTGGTGATGGACGAGCTCGAGATCATCGCCAAGATCGGAGCCGAGGGCGTCCTGGCCATGGCCACGCCCCAGGGCGTTTCCGTTGCCGTCAAGATCCTCGACGGGAACGTCCGCGCCACCTCACTCGTGGCCCTGACACTTCTGGCGGCAGCGGGGGCGGTAGAAATTCCGGGCGTTGCCAGTGCCCTGGACAGGGTGGTGGAGCCGGTGCTTGGTGGCGGCCGTCCGGTGGGCAAGATCCGTCTGGGCCCGGCGGTTTCCGCGCTCCTGGACTGA
- a CDS encoding molybdopterin-dependent oxidoreductase has product MTTLRNRKTGPAAMAALAGVVAAAVVLAVAELIGAFFTARATPLFALGSTFIDFTPPWLKDFAIATFGTNDKAALFVGMGLTIAVLACILGVVAYRKWALGVLGVLFMGAVIVACVVSRAGVGAADAIPSVLGTVAGLVVLRRLLVPLWGMKEWPEAPADAAHDGDTRHGGEGTSRRGFFTAAGITAVAAGIAATGGRLLGAARNNVAQAREALRLPAPAKAAAPVPAGVQSPVQGVTPWLTPNNEFYRIDTALSVPEINVNDWELRVHGLVEQEVTLTFQDLLDAQLIESHVTLTCVSNPVGGNLAGNAKWLGLPIREVLARAKPKDGADMVLSTSIDGFSASTPLEVLQDDRDAILAIGMNGEPLPLEHGYPVRMVVPGLYGFVSATKWVVDLEVTRFADNKAYWTNRGWSERGPIKTMARVEVPKSFAKVPAGKVAVGGTAWAQTRGITKVEIQIDNADWVETTLSTEASTITWRQWSYEWDATPGPHYIKVRATDGNGEVQTDKRADPVPDGASGWQSVMVTVQ; this is encoded by the coding sequence ATGACAACGCTTCGAAACCGGAAAACCGGCCCCGCCGCCATGGCCGCTTTGGCAGGCGTGGTGGCGGCCGCCGTCGTCCTTGCCGTTGCGGAGCTGATTGGCGCATTCTTTACCGCCAGGGCAACCCCGCTGTTTGCCCTGGGGTCCACTTTCATCGACTTCACGCCGCCCTGGCTGAAGGACTTTGCCATCGCCACGTTCGGCACCAACGACAAGGCCGCCCTGTTCGTGGGCATGGGCCTGACCATCGCGGTGCTTGCCTGCATTCTTGGCGTGGTGGCCTACCGGAAGTGGGCGCTGGGGGTCCTTGGGGTGCTGTTCATGGGCGCCGTGATCGTGGCCTGCGTGGTGAGCCGTGCCGGGGTCGGTGCCGCGGACGCCATTCCCTCGGTGCTGGGGACGGTCGCCGGGCTGGTGGTCCTGCGCCGCCTGCTGGTGCCGTTGTGGGGGATGAAGGAATGGCCCGAAGCGCCGGCGGATGCAGCGCACGACGGCGACACGCGCCACGGCGGCGAAGGCACCAGCCGCCGGGGTTTCTTCACCGCCGCAGGCATCACCGCGGTGGCCGCCGGGATCGCGGCCACCGGCGGCCGGCTCCTGGGTGCCGCGCGCAACAACGTGGCCCAGGCCAGGGAGGCCCTCCGGCTTCCGGCACCGGCCAAGGCGGCAGCGCCAGTACCCGCCGGCGTCCAGTCCCCCGTTCAGGGCGTTACCCCCTGGCTGACGCCGAACAATGAGTTCTACCGCATCGACACGGCCCTGAGTGTTCCGGAAATCAACGTCAACGACTGGGAACTGCGCGTGCACGGGCTGGTGGAGCAGGAAGTGACGCTCACCTTCCAGGACCTGCTGGATGCCCAACTGATCGAATCACATGTCACCCTCACCTGCGTCTCCAACCCGGTGGGCGGCAACCTGGCCGGCAACGCAAAGTGGCTGGGCCTTCCCATCCGCGAGGTCCTGGCCCGGGCCAAGCCCAAGGACGGCGCGGACATGGTGCTGTCCACCTCTATCGACGGCTTCAGCGCCTCCACACCCCTGGAGGTCCTGCAGGACGACCGCGACGCCATCCTGGCCATCGGCATGAACGGCGAACCCCTTCCGCTGGAGCACGGCTATCCCGTGCGGATGGTGGTCCCAGGGCTTTACGGATTCGTCTCCGCCACGAAGTGGGTGGTTGACCTGGAAGTGACCCGCTTTGCCGACAACAAGGCCTACTGGACCAACCGCGGCTGGTCCGAGCGCGGCCCCATCAAGACCATGGCGCGGGTGGAGGTGCCCAAGTCCTTTGCAAAGGTACCGGCAGGAAAGGTCGCCGTGGGTGGTACCGCCTGGGCACAGACGCGCGGCATCACCAAGGTGGAGATCCAGATTGATAACGCGGATTGGGTGGAAACCACCCTTTCCACCGAAGCCTCCACCATCACCTGGCGCCAGTGGTCCTACGAATGGGACGCCACGCCCGGCCCGCACTACATCAAGGTCCGGGCCACCGACGGCAACGGCGAGGTACAGACGGACAAGCGCGCCGATCCGGTTCCTGACGGCGCCTCCGGCTGGCAGTCGGTGATGGTGACCGTGCAGTAG